A genomic stretch from Sinorhizobium terangae includes:
- a CDS encoding cytochrome b/b6 domain-containing protein, with amino-acid sequence MATAIDKQKHDINLQRTTIRRHGLMTRITHWTWAVALFFLLLSGLQIFNAHPSLYIGEQSGFAFDNSVLSIRAVRGADGNAEGLTTLLGRPIDTTGLLGVSGPEDGRTYQAFPAWLTVPSYHDLATGRIVHFFFAWLFAAAFASWFVASLINGHLRCDILPTFSDIRGLPGSFVEHLRFRFHHGRSYNGLQKISYAIVLLVLFPLMILTGLTMSPGMNAAVPLLTEIFGGRQTARTIHFAVMLLLVGFFAIHIFMVFAAGPINEMRSMVTGRYRIDREAGEGGTER; translated from the coding sequence ATGGCGACGGCGATAGATAAGCAGAAGCATGACATCAACCTGCAGCGGACGACGATTCGTCGGCATGGCCTCATGACGCGGATCACGCACTGGACCTGGGCGGTCGCGCTGTTCTTCCTGCTCCTCAGCGGATTGCAGATCTTCAACGCCCACCCGTCGCTTTATATCGGCGAGCAATCCGGGTTCGCATTCGACAACAGCGTGCTGTCGATCCGCGCTGTCAGGGGAGCCGACGGTAATGCCGAGGGTCTCACGACGTTGCTCGGTCGACCTATCGATACCACAGGCCTGCTCGGTGTCAGCGGGCCGGAGGACGGCCGCACGTATCAGGCGTTTCCGGCCTGGCTGACTGTGCCCTCCTATCATGATCTTGCGACGGGCAGGATCGTGCATTTCTTCTTCGCTTGGCTGTTCGCGGCCGCGTTTGCCTCATGGTTTGTTGCGAGCCTGATCAACGGCCATCTGCGGTGCGATATCCTGCCGACTTTCTCGGATATTCGCGGCTTGCCGGGCAGCTTCGTCGAGCATCTGCGGTTTCGTTTTCATCATGGCCGTTCTTACAACGGTCTTCAGAAAATTTCCTATGCGATTGTTCTTCTGGTGCTTTTCCCGCTGATGATCCTGACGGGCCTGACGATGTCACCGGGAATGAACGCCGCTGTGCCCTTGCTCACGGAGATATTCGGCGGCCGCCAGACGGCGCGCACCATCCATTTCGCTGTCATGCTGCTGCTCGTCGGCTTCTTTGCGATCCACATCTTCATGGTCTTTGCCGCCGGACCGATCAACGAGATGCGCTCCATGGTCACCGGGCGGTACCGGATCGATCGGGAGGCAGGCGAAGGGGGAACCGAACGATGA
- a CDS encoding 2Fe-2S iron-sulfur cluster-binding protein, with amino-acid sequence MTKLTIVAFDGTRHELDVENGSTVMENAVRNSVPGIEAECGGACACATCHVYVDDEWAAAVGAPEAMEEDMLDFAYDVRPTSRLSCQIKMSEALDGLVVHVPERQA; translated from the coding sequence ATGACAAAACTTACGATCGTAGCCTTTGACGGCACGCGCCACGAACTCGATGTCGAGAACGGCTCCACGGTCATGGAGAATGCGGTTCGCAATTCTGTGCCGGGCATCGAAGCCGAATGCGGCGGCGCCTGCGCCTGCGCGACCTGTCACGTCTATGTCGACGACGAGTGGGCGGCTGCCGTCGGCGCGCCGGAGGCAATGGAAGAAGACATGCTCGACTTCGCCTATGACGTGCGCCCCACGTCGCGGCTTTCCTGTCAGATCAAGATGAGTGAGGCTCTGGACGGACTGGTCGTCCATGTGCCGGAACGCCAGGCCTGA
- a CDS encoding YcjF family protein, whose protein sequence is MSDDFKNRGRKPAAFNVEPDEQTGRTERQQRRAPASFSDQVVMTPDAEDPFIETTAAIEALNLPEASPRRRRLSFGKVAVGALGILLSLALGLWVDRLVRDLFSRADWLGYGAIAVVAIGALAFLVVIVRELFGMMQLTAIQQLKKDVGEAVASSKTARAATARLVHLLAANPRTAKGRARLAETEGEIIDGPHLIELTERELLTPLDREARRIILAASKRVSIVTAVSPRALVDLGYVLYESARMIRAMAELYGGRPGTLGMLRLMRDVIAHLAVTGSIAAGDSLIQQVLGHGLASKLSARLGEGVINGLMTARIGIAAMDLCRPMPFRALKRPGIGDFLSDLAPGASRSQDRPES, encoded by the coding sequence ATGAGTGACGATTTCAAGAACCGTGGGCGCAAGCCGGCCGCCTTCAACGTCGAGCCGGACGAGCAGACCGGACGCACGGAGCGGCAACAACGACGTGCGCCGGCAAGCTTCAGCGACCAGGTCGTCATGACGCCTGATGCAGAAGATCCATTCATCGAGACGACTGCGGCGATCGAGGCGCTCAACCTGCCGGAAGCAAGCCCGCGTCGCCGTCGGCTGTCCTTCGGCAAGGTGGCGGTGGGCGCGCTGGGGATACTGCTTTCGCTTGCCTTGGGATTGTGGGTCGATCGCCTGGTTCGCGACCTCTTTTCCCGGGCCGATTGGCTTGGCTACGGGGCGATCGCCGTCGTCGCGATCGGCGCCCTCGCCTTCCTGGTCGTCATTGTGCGCGAACTTTTCGGCATGATGCAGCTGACGGCGATACAGCAATTGAAAAAGGATGTCGGTGAAGCTGTGGCCAGCAGCAAGACCGCGCGCGCAGCAACCGCGCGGCTCGTACATTTGCTGGCCGCCAATCCGCGCACGGCAAAAGGCCGGGCGCGTCTTGCGGAAACCGAGGGCGAGATCATCGACGGCCCTCATCTTATCGAATTGACCGAGCGGGAATTGCTGACGCCGCTTGACCGCGAAGCGCGCCGGATCATTCTGGCTGCCTCGAAACGCGTGTCGATCGTGACAGCCGTAAGTCCGCGCGCGCTCGTCGATCTCGGCTATGTTCTCTACGAATCGGCGCGGATGATCCGTGCGATGGCGGAACTCTACGGTGGTCGCCCGGGCACGCTCGGCATGCTGCGGCTCATGCGCGACGTCATCGCCCATCTTGCCGTCACGGGCTCGATCGCCGCCGGCGACAGCCTCATCCAACAGGTTCTCGGCCACGGCCTCGCATCCAAACTCTCCGCGCGTCTTGGCGAAGGCGTTATCAACGGACTGATGACCGCGCGTATCGGGATAGCGGCGATGGACCTGTGCCGGCCCATGCCGTTCCGCGCGCTCAAGCGACCTGGGATCGGGGACTTCCTCTCCGATCTGGCGCCCGGTGCATCTCGTTCGCAAGATCGACCCGAGAGCTGA
- a CDS encoding molybdopterin-binding protein: MSRIIINRRRLLTVAGVAASTLPLVGCDALDEMLSSEATARGLMAKANSLTYRVQRFLIGADSLAKEYSASEIRQGQRPNGSTDPTDATYIALRDGAFAGYRLSVGGLVDRPLSLSLDELRNMPSRTQVTRHDCVEGWSCIAKWTGVPLAAVLDEARAKPEARYVVFRCFDTMDLGLSGEVAYYESIDMLDARHPQTILAYGLNGEPLPIANGAPLRVRIERQLGYKMAKYIRSIELASDLAPYGQGKGGFWEDLGYDWYAGI; the protein is encoded by the coding sequence ATGAGCCGGATCATCATCAACCGTAGGCGGCTTTTGACCGTAGCGGGTGTCGCAGCCTCGACGTTGCCCCTTGTTGGATGCGATGCGTTGGACGAGATGCTGTCCAGCGAAGCTACGGCACGTGGTTTAATGGCCAAGGCGAATAGCCTGACCTACCGCGTCCAGCGCTTCCTTATCGGCGCTGACAGTCTGGCAAAGGAATATTCGGCAAGTGAAATCCGGCAGGGCCAAAGGCCGAACGGCTCGACTGATCCGACGGATGCCACTTACATCGCTCTCCGGGATGGCGCTTTCGCCGGCTACCGTTTGAGCGTCGGCGGACTTGTCGACCGGCCTCTCAGCCTGTCGCTCGATGAATTGCGCAACATGCCCTCACGCACGCAAGTCACCAGGCATGATTGTGTAGAAGGTTGGAGCTGCATCGCGAAGTGGACGGGCGTTCCGCTCGCCGCCGTTCTGGATGAAGCGAGAGCAAAGCCGGAAGCTCGCTACGTCGTGTTTCGATGCTTCGACACCATGGATCTCGGCCTCTCCGGGGAGGTCGCCTACTACGAGTCGATCGACATGCTCGACGCCCGTCACCCACAGACGATCCTGGCATATGGCTTGAACGGAGAGCCGCTCCCGATTGCGAACGGCGCCCCCTTGCGGGTGCGGATAGAGCGTCAGCTCGGATACAAGATGGCGAAATACATCCGCTCGATCGAGCTCGCCTCCGACCTCGCACCGTACGGCCAGGGGAAGGGCGGTTTCTGGGAGGACCTCGGCTATGACTGGTATGCGGGCATCTAG
- a CDS encoding flagellar biosynthetic protein FliO: protein MIENLVGDNGSRFIIAAAAVAVGLLCLVAVLWIMRHRPSSPFVRGGKNRQPRLAVLDAAAVDARRRLVLVRRDDVEHLIMIGGPTDIVVESRIAPDGALPAQTGAAVAVEQKVAEAPKAAPRPESKPAPAQVPAAAESTAAVEERPAVRAEEREQAAAPRVDPAPPIRLAAEQRPTTVAQPLQQPPARVSPPVSPVPTVSAIERAEDIFDVARERVLPVAPRREQAPMQQALTQAASQAASVPAGQNQPMPVQPAASDRVSDFERILDAEISGDLQRLAPSVGPQAESRPVAGGRHEPLLGGTPDNIRKEPTIEEEMTRMLADISAGRKP from the coding sequence ATGATCGAAAACCTTGTCGGGGACAACGGCAGCCGATTCATCATCGCCGCCGCGGCCGTTGCCGTCGGACTTTTGTGCCTTGTAGCCGTCCTTTGGATCATGCGCCACAGACCCTCCTCCCCCTTTGTGCGCGGCGGCAAGAACAGACAGCCGAGACTCGCCGTCCTCGACGCCGCTGCGGTCGACGCGCGCCGTCGGCTGGTGCTTGTTCGCCGCGATGATGTCGAACATCTCATCATGATCGGCGGCCCGACTGACATCGTCGTCGAAAGTCGAATTGCGCCGGACGGTGCCCTGCCGGCACAGACCGGCGCCGCCGTCGCCGTGGAGCAAAAAGTCGCCGAGGCGCCGAAGGCTGCGCCGCGACCCGAGTCGAAACCCGCGCCGGCGCAGGTTCCGGCTGCGGCGGAATCGACAGCAGCCGTCGAGGAGCGGCCTGCGGTGCGCGCCGAAGAGCGGGAGCAGGCAGCCGCTCCCCGCGTGGACCCAGCACCGCCGATCCGCCTTGCCGCGGAGCAAAGACCCACGACAGTGGCGCAACCACTCCAGCAACCGCCAGCCAGGGTGTCGCCCCCGGTGTCCCCGGTCCCCACGGTTTCCGCCATAGAACGTGCGGAAGATATTTTCGACGTCGCTCGGGAGCGAGTGCTGCCAGTGGCGCCGCGGCGCGAGCAGGCGCCAATGCAACAGGCCTTAACGCAAGCGGCCTCACAAGCGGCCTCCGTGCCGGCGGGACAGAATCAGCCGATGCCGGTTCAACCGGCTGCGTCGGACAGGGTTTCGGATTTCGAGCGGATTCTGGATGCGGAGATCAGCGGCGATCTCCAGCGGCTGGCGCCCTCCGTTGGGCCTCAGGCAGAGAGCCGGCCAGTTGCGGGCGGGCGTCATGAACCCTTGCTCGGCGGTACTCCGGACAATATCCGCAAGGAACCGACGATCGAAGAGGAAATGACCCGCATGCTTGCCGACATTTCCGCCGGGCGTAAACCCTGA
- a CDS encoding Hpt domain-containing protein, with protein MAALKIAFEAPDNPGSSSLGKKPIDFAQLGKQTMGDKELEIEVLQLFARQARQAVAEIAAGDADRRVQAAHRLKGAALAVGAVDVAEAAAAIEREPGNAILAGALGAAVLVTELFILKLCR; from the coding sequence ATGGCGGCACTCAAGATAGCCTTCGAGGCACCGGACAACCCCGGAAGTTCATCCCTCGGCAAAAAGCCCATCGATTTCGCCCAGCTCGGCAAGCAGACGATGGGGGACAAGGAACTGGAGATCGAAGTTCTCCAACTTTTCGCGCGGCAGGCGCGCCAAGCGGTGGCCGAGATCGCTGCAGGTGACGCCGACCGGCGCGTGCAGGCTGCGCATCGCTTGAAGGGCGCGGCACTCGCCGTCGGAGCCGTCGACGTCGCAGAGGCGGCTGCTGCGATCGAGCGCGAACCCGGTAACGCGATCCTTGCCGGAGCGCTCGGCGCGGCGGTGCTCGTGACCGAGCTTTTCATTCTGAAGCTTTGCCGCTGA
- a CDS encoding SixA phosphatase family protein, whose translation MQDSVAPAFRLFLLRHARSGWALPGQRDFDRALDDTGYAEAELVAQRAADNGMRPDLILCSTAVRCRQTAEPLYRALGEDIDLRYIDALYTGSMNVYAEILEANSGLASLMLIGHNPMIEELFRRLLGNEAADRVLVDGYPPAALAVIDFSAPPSAGARWLARLSALLLPMAEEPGKP comes from the coding sequence ATGCAAGACAGCGTCGCCCCGGCATTTCGGCTTTTTCTTCTCCGCCACGCCCGTTCGGGCTGGGCGCTGCCAGGTCAGCGGGATTTCGACCGCGCGCTTGACGATACCGGCTATGCCGAGGCGGAACTAGTTGCCCAGCGCGCTGCCGACAATGGCATGCGGCCCGACCTGATCCTGTGCTCGACCGCGGTGCGGTGTCGCCAGACCGCCGAACCGCTTTACCGAGCGCTCGGTGAGGACATCGATCTTCGCTACATCGATGCGCTTTATACGGGATCCATGAACGTCTACGCCGAGATTCTCGAAGCAAACTCCGGGCTAGCCTCGCTGATGCTCATTGGTCACAATCCCATGATCGAGGAATTGTTTCGCCGACTGCTTGGCAATGAGGCTGCGGACAGGGTTCTCGTGGACGGCTATCCCCCGGCCGCGTTGGCAGTCATCGACTTTTCGGCACCCCCGAGCGCCGGTGCCAGATGGTTGGCGCGACTTTCGGCGCTGTTGCTGCCCATGGCGGAGGAGCCGGGAAAACCGTGA
- the dksA gene encoding RNA polymerase-binding protein DksA: protein MSEKIDLSTFVLSEDEEFMNANHRAYFRAKLNAWKNDILREARETLDHLAEESANHPDLADRASSETDRAIELRARDRQRKLIAKIDAALQRLDEGTYGYCEETGEPIGLKRLDARPIATLSIEAQERHERREKVYRDE from the coding sequence TTGAGTGAGAAGATCGATCTTAGTACCTTTGTCCTCTCCGAGGACGAGGAATTCATGAATGCCAACCACCGGGCATATTTTCGTGCAAAGTTGAATGCCTGGAAAAATGATATCCTTCGCGAAGCCCGCGAGACACTGGACCACTTGGCAGAGGAGAGCGCCAACCATCCGGACCTCGCGGACCGAGCTTCTTCCGAAACAGACCGGGCCATCGAATTGCGCGCCCGGGACCGGCAACGGAAACTGATCGCCAAGATAGATGCTGCACTGCAGCGGCTTGACGAAGGCACCTACGGTTACTGCGAGGAAACGGGCGAGCCGATCGGTTTAAAGCGGCTCGACGCCCGGCCGATTGCAACCCTCTCGATCGAGGCGCAGGAGCGTCACGAGCGTCGCGAGAAAGTCTATCGGGACGAATAA
- the folB gene encoding dihydroneopterin aldolase, with product MTATYIITLKNCAFFARHGVLDEEEFLGQRFFVDAELEVEQGTALAEDCIDDTVHYGIAFAEIERIITGRRRYLIEALALEVAKTLCARFRQIRRAKVSIRKPNAPVPGVLDYVEVTVEHVAE from the coding sequence ATGACTGCGACCTACATCATCACCTTGAAGAATTGCGCTTTCTTCGCCCGGCACGGCGTGCTCGACGAGGAGGAGTTTCTCGGGCAGCGCTTCTTCGTTGATGCCGAGCTCGAGGTAGAGCAGGGCACGGCGCTCGCGGAGGATTGCATCGACGACACCGTGCACTACGGCATCGCCTTTGCGGAAATCGAGAGAATCATCACCGGTCGCCGGCGCTACCTGATCGAAGCGCTGGCGCTCGAGGTTGCGAAGACCCTTTGTGCACGCTTCCGGCAAATCCGACGCGCGAAGGTGTCTATCCGAAAGCCGAACGCGCCTGTCCCCGGCGTGCTGGACTATGTGGAAGTCACGGTCGAGCATGTCGCAGAGTAA
- a CDS encoding YcjX family protein, whose translation MAPILSSFKDDALIVLDNLADRASGLVNPAVRLGVTGLSRAGKTVFISSLVHNLLNGGRLPVFEPIRSGRVSKVRLEPQPDDAVPRFQYEDHIAALVRDRVWPDSTRAISQLRITLDYESASGWNRMFSPGRLSIDIVDYPGEWLLDLPLLGQDFREFSESTVRRARAGTRATLSREWLALASVSGATVAADEGSARRIAESFTAYLQACKADDRSLSTLPPGRFLMPGDLEGSPALTFSPLPDLPQGRAPKGSLWAMMERRYEAYKTHVVSPFFREHFARLDRQIVLVDALQAINRGQEALSDLEQALADVLACFRPGTNSWLSSLFTRRIDRVLIAATKADHLHHESHDRLERITARLVSRAAERIGMSGAGLEVMALASVRATREATVSHDGHTLPVIVGTPIAGERINGDVFDGERKTAIFPGDLPEDPEVLFEPMNGHKVSKSTEAERAMPELNFVRFRPPPLDETRGGLKLSVPHIRLDGAMQFLLGDRLA comes from the coding sequence TTGGCGCCTATTTTGAGCAGCTTCAAAGATGATGCCCTGATTGTGTTGGACAATCTTGCCGATCGCGCATCCGGGCTCGTCAATCCCGCAGTCCGGCTCGGAGTCACGGGCCTGTCGCGCGCCGGCAAGACCGTTTTCATTTCCTCGCTGGTGCACAATTTGCTGAACGGTGGCCGCCTGCCGGTGTTCGAACCCATCCGATCCGGACGCGTCTCGAAGGTCCGGCTGGAGCCGCAGCCTGACGATGCGGTGCCGCGCTTCCAATACGAGGACCACATCGCCGCCCTCGTCAGAGATCGGGTCTGGCCGGATTCGACGAGGGCGATTTCGCAGCTGCGCATCACGCTCGACTATGAAAGCGCCAGCGGCTGGAACCGGATGTTTTCGCCCGGGCGGCTCTCGATAGACATCGTCGACTATCCGGGGGAATGGCTGCTTGATCTGCCCCTGCTTGGGCAGGATTTCCGTGAGTTCAGCGAGAGCACGGTGCGCCGGGCGCGCGCCGGTACGCGCGCAACTCTTTCGCGCGAATGGCTGGCGCTTGCTTCGGTGAGCGGTGCGACTGTGGCAGCCGACGAGGGCAGCGCTCGGCGGATTGCCGAAAGCTTCACCGCCTATCTTCAAGCCTGCAAGGCCGACGACCGATCCCTCTCGACTCTGCCGCCGGGGCGCTTCCTGATGCCCGGAGACCTCGAGGGGTCGCCGGCGCTGACCTTCTCGCCCCTTCCGGATCTACCTCAGGGCCGGGCGCCGAAAGGGTCTCTCTGGGCGATGATGGAACGCCGGTACGAGGCGTACAAGACCCACGTCGTAAGCCCTTTCTTCCGCGAACACTTCGCCCGTCTCGACCGCCAGATCGTGCTAGTCGACGCCCTGCAGGCGATCAATCGCGGGCAGGAAGCGCTGAGTGATCTGGAACAGGCGCTCGCCGACGTGCTCGCCTGCTTCCGGCCCGGCACCAATTCCTGGCTTTCGTCCCTGTTCACTCGCCGCATCGATCGGGTCCTGATCGCCGCGACCAAGGCCGACCACTTGCACCACGAGAGCCACGACCGGCTCGAGCGCATCACTGCCCGGCTCGTCAGCCGCGCGGCTGAACGCATAGGTATGAGCGGCGCAGGTCTTGAAGTGATGGCGCTTGCATCCGTCCGCGCGACGCGCGAGGCGACGGTGAGCCACGACGGCCATACGCTCCCGGTGATCGTCGGCACCCCGATCGCCGGCGAGAGGATAAATGGCGACGTATTCGACGGTGAAAGAAAGACAGCGATATTTCCCGGTGACTTACCGGAAGATCCTGAAGTCCTTTTTGAGCCAATGAATGGGCATAAGGTTTCGAAATCCACGGAGGCGGAGCGTGCGATGCCTGAGCTGAACTTCGTGCGCTTCCGCCCGCCGCCTCTCGACGAGACGCGCGGCGGATTGAAACTCTCTGTACCGCATATCCGGCTCGATGGTGCGATGCAGTTTCTGCTCGGAGACCGCCTGGCATGA
- the folK gene encoding 2-amino-4-hydroxy-6-hydroxymethyldihydropteridine diphosphokinase — MSQSKTWRRATLGLGGNLGDPPRTMAEALRALDKRSDCRITAVSRLYRTPPWGKTDQAWFFNACAEVETALDPEALLHTCLDIERAMKRIRKERWGPRTIDIDVLTFAGVNSASEKLELPHPRMTARGFVLMPLADFAADLSIEGRTVREWLNDADVTGIEVADSDAEWWRRLS, encoded by the coding sequence ATGTCGCAGAGTAAGACCTGGCGGCGCGCGACCCTCGGTCTCGGCGGCAACCTCGGTGATCCGCCGCGGACGATGGCTGAGGCTTTGCGCGCGCTCGACAAAAGATCGGATTGCAGAATTACCGCCGTGTCGCGCCTCTACCGAACACCGCCCTGGGGCAAAACCGATCAGGCCTGGTTCTTCAACGCCTGCGCCGAGGTGGAGACGGCGCTCGATCCCGAAGCGCTGCTCCACACCTGCCTTGATATCGAGCGGGCGATGAAGCGGATTCGCAAGGAACGCTGGGGGCCCCGCACGATCGATATCGACGTGCTGACCTTCGCCGGAGTGAACTCAGCGAGCGAAAAACTGGAACTGCCGCACCCGCGCATGACGGCGCGCGGTTTCGTGCTGATGCCGCTTGCCGACTTCGCGGCCGACCTTTCAATAGAAGGGCGTACCGTCCGCGAGTGGCTGAACGATGCCGATGTCACCGGAATTGAAGTCGCGGATAGCGATGCCGAATGGTGGCGCAGACTTAGCTGA
- the folP gene encoding dihydropteroate synthase, translated as MTITPFQVSRWKLAHGRNLELGPRGVLMAIINVTPDSFSDGGRLIDAAAAVNAGLRAVEQGAEILDIGGESTRPDAAPVTAAEEQARILPVIAGLARETDAIISVDTYRAETARLAVEAGAHIVNDVHGLQREPAIADVAAATGAGLCIMHTGRDRKKLDDVVDDQFHFLDRSLEIAARAGITRDRIVLDPGFGFAKDTDENLELMARFGELHRFGLPILVGTSRKRFIGAVTGRDAPARDIGTAATTALLRAAGAAIFRVHDVAFNRDALVMADAMLAAKNSRRDTKP; from the coding sequence ATGACGATCACTCCATTTCAGGTGTCTCGCTGGAAATTGGCGCACGGGCGCAATCTCGAACTAGGACCGCGTGGCGTTTTGATGGCGATCATCAATGTCACGCCGGATTCATTCTCCGACGGCGGGCGTCTCATCGACGCCGCTGCCGCCGTTAACGCGGGGCTGCGTGCGGTGGAGCAGGGTGCTGAAATCCTCGATATCGGTGGCGAATCCACCCGCCCGGATGCCGCGCCCGTGACTGCGGCGGAGGAGCAGGCGCGCATCCTTCCGGTGATCGCGGGGCTCGCTCGAGAAACCGACGCGATTATTTCCGTCGACACTTACCGCGCCGAAACGGCGCGGCTTGCCGTGGAAGCGGGCGCACACATCGTCAATGATGTGCACGGCTTGCAGCGCGAACCGGCGATCGCGGATGTCGCGGCGGCAACCGGCGCAGGGCTCTGCATCATGCACACAGGCCGCGACCGGAAGAAGCTCGACGATGTTGTCGACGACCAGTTTCATTTTCTCGATCGATCGCTTGAGATCGCGGCCCGGGCCGGCATCACGCGCGATAGGATCGTACTCGATCCGGGTTTCGGTTTCGCCAAGGATACCGATGAAAATCTCGAACTGATGGCACGCTTCGGCGAGCTCCATCGTTTCGGCTTGCCGATCTTGGTCGGAACGTCGCGCAAGCGCTTCATCGGCGCGGTCACCGGACGAGACGCACCGGCGCGTGACATCGGAACGGCGGCGACGACTGCGCTGCTCAGGGCTGCCGGCGCTGCGATTTTTCGCGTGCATGATGTCGCATTCAACAGGGATGCGCTGGTGATGGCAGATGCTATGCTGGCCGCAAAGAACAGCCGACGGGATACGAAGCCATGA
- a CDS encoding DUF922 domain-containing Zn-dependent protease — translation MYRVSVPLKAALVALLVGLPLGSAAAETVFSKSFTYFSIGGRTAAELDKALAAAGPQMASTGARHPGATRIKFGGSITYVSRGGRCAIGTARVTLNTRIILPRWKYRKQAGRDLALVWDTLASDIKRHEERHAEIARNHARQMEKAFLALKPEADCERMQAKVARTSADEVEKHDKDQARFDRTEAANFDRRMIRLLQYRLESLKGGR, via the coding sequence ATGTACCGAGTAAGCGTTCCACTGAAAGCCGCTCTCGTCGCGCTCCTCGTCGGCCTGCCGTTGGGGAGCGCCGCGGCAGAGACCGTGTTCAGCAAGAGCTTCACCTACTTCTCGATCGGCGGTCGCACGGCTGCTGAACTGGACAAGGCACTTGCTGCGGCCGGCCCTCAGATGGCAAGCACCGGCGCGCGCCACCCGGGAGCGACGCGGATCAAGTTCGGTGGCTCGATCACCTATGTCAGCCGTGGCGGGCGCTGCGCCATCGGTACGGCACGCGTGACGCTCAACACGCGTATCATCCTGCCGCGCTGGAAATATCGCAAGCAGGCCGGGCGTGATCTCGCCTTGGTCTGGGATACGCTCGCAAGCGACATAAAGCGTCATGAGGAACGGCATGCGGAGATCGCCCGCAATCATGCACGCCAGATGGAAAAGGCGTTTCTTGCCCTGAAACCGGAAGCAGACTGCGAGCGTATGCAAGCGAAAGTGGCTCGAACGAGCGCGGACGAAGTCGAAAAGCACGACAAGGATCAGGCACGCTTTGACCGCACTGAGGCCGCAAACTTCGATCGCCGTATGATCCGGTTGCTGCAATACCGACTGGAAAGCCTCAAAGGCGGGCGCTGA